A genomic window from Streptomyces brevispora includes:
- a CDS encoding polysialyltransferase family glycosyltransferase → MSSDRAGTTQIFFASTLYGTATLAAALDSGLFADAGRRILLVSNNAAIPETTSAVDAMPGFDALRGRFDDVVSWNATIAPHHPAGWSPRPDDVPLWERHLRLAWGLGDDDIEIAVESIQVNPAMAVAQIFTGVPIDVYADGLMSYGPTRNKIDPLVGTRVRRLLHLDLVPGLRPLLLTEFGVAPRIVPTEAFLKVLGELGDAPDVVAGVPSVEAPALLLGQYLSALGLISAAEEERLHLRMMRGAVRLGHTRLVFKPHPTAPAQWSRAMEAEAQRLGAELTVLDAGVLTAPVLAEVLYRRMRPALVVGCFSTALLTASAFYGLPVARVGTRTLLDRLTPFENSNRIPVTLVDVLVPDLEDGDAVPAAPPEAPADLNDLVAAVGFAMQPKICPALRPVAERYLAARLTASTWRYFKRRRLTSLGLPGGVPEQFAFLPRSAAVRRVARRAKALRRAVRR, encoded by the coding sequence GTGAGCAGCGACCGGGCCGGTACGACACAGATCTTCTTCGCCTCCACCCTGTACGGCACGGCCACGCTCGCCGCCGCCCTGGACTCGGGTCTCTTCGCGGACGCCGGCCGCCGCATCCTGCTCGTCTCGAACAACGCGGCGATCCCGGAGACGACGTCCGCCGTCGACGCGATGCCGGGGTTCGACGCGCTGCGCGGCCGGTTCGACGACGTCGTGTCGTGGAACGCGACGATCGCCCCGCACCACCCGGCCGGCTGGTCCCCGCGCCCGGACGACGTACCGCTGTGGGAACGGCATCTGCGGCTCGCCTGGGGGCTCGGCGACGACGACATCGAGATCGCCGTGGAGTCGATCCAGGTCAACCCGGCCATGGCGGTCGCCCAGATCTTCACCGGCGTACCGATCGACGTGTACGCGGACGGGCTGATGAGCTACGGCCCGACCAGGAACAAGATCGACCCGCTCGTCGGCACCCGGGTGCGGCGGCTGCTCCATCTCGACCTGGTGCCGGGGCTGCGGCCCCTGCTGCTCACGGAGTTCGGCGTGGCGCCGCGGATCGTACCGACGGAGGCCTTCCTCAAGGTGCTCGGTGAGCTGGGCGACGCGCCCGACGTCGTGGCGGGGGTGCCGTCCGTCGAGGCGCCGGCGCTGCTGCTGGGCCAGTACCTCTCCGCGCTCGGCCTGATCAGCGCGGCGGAGGAGGAGCGGCTGCATCTGCGGATGATGCGCGGGGCGGTCCGGCTCGGCCACACCCGCCTGGTGTTCAAGCCGCACCCGACGGCCCCGGCGCAGTGGTCCCGGGCGATGGAGGCGGAGGCGCAGAGGCTCGGCGCGGAGCTGACCGTGCTGGACGCGGGGGTGCTCACCGCCCCGGTCCTCGCCGAGGTGCTGTACCGGCGGATGCGGCCCGCGCTGGTCGTCGGCTGCTTCTCGACGGCGCTGCTCACGGCGTCCGCGTTCTACGGGCTGCCGGTGGCGCGGGTCGGTACGCGGACGCTGCTGGACCGGCTGACCCCGTTCGAGAACAGCAACCGGATTCCGGTCACGCTGGTGGACGTACTGGTGCCGGACCTGGAGGACGGGGACGCGGTCCCTGCGGCTCCCCCGGAAGCACCGGCCGACTTGAACGACCTGGTCGCCGCGGTCGGCTTCGCCATGCAGCCGAAGATCTGTCCGGCGCTGCGCCCGGTGGCGGAGCGGTATCTCGCCGCCCGTCTCACGGCCTCGACGTGGCGCTACTTCAAGCGCAGGCGGCTGACCTCGCTCGGCCTGCCGGGCGGGGTGCCCGAGCAGTTCGCGTTCCTGCCGCGAAGTGCCGCGGTGCGCCGGGTGGCGCGGCGGGCGAAGGCGTTGCGGCGGGCCGTGCGGCGGTGA
- a CDS encoding helix-turn-helix transcriptional regulator, which yields MTKARTRWPRQRDAQDPVPSDDGTSPPAAVRPTDLETCLRACAAHSGKLVAGLDRRRTALAEALRNLLATHATMEQTSAAASPVPLLRRTSKGGPGSALVLGDQLLDPLLAVGNKALDCGYEDELKLAVLVTDTVLTQRRRSRAAWRLRARVLEAIGAEADAVEAYERYLALTDDDGFGIAAKTAGLRAGAERQDELLRILERDCPEAAGFAEGPVTDTWAEGLALHARGDRNRARSRLIGALLAQDRSGAPVPEIQEALAHYLGLALEADGAPGSGGTPAGNGDPARLTELIELYAGQRRMRMRGPVADPTFGGVEWTTLGEFRNHIAGKSICLIANSQRVGAGSMGAEIDAYDLVVRFNSFRIDPAATGSRTDIHATIHKHGFNWDRKVHTRLVFGGISGDWKHSLRTRLVPGAQQYLGDESLRWPLRDIGKVGTDAWPAIPTSGFNMLWLLDHLDVSPQLDLIGFDFYESGAYRLPAAMKMPITSVHEYTSEKAWVMERAQSVTDTRIRLR from the coding sequence ATGACGAAAGCCCGCACCCGCTGGCCACGGCAGCGTGACGCACAGGACCCGGTCCCGTCCGACGACGGCACGTCCCCTCCCGCCGCCGTCCGTCCGACGGACCTGGAGACCTGCCTGCGCGCCTGCGCCGCCCACAGCGGGAAGCTGGTCGCCGGACTCGACCGGCGGCGCACGGCGCTCGCCGAGGCCCTGCGAAACCTGCTGGCCACCCACGCCACCATGGAGCAGACATCCGCCGCGGCCTCCCCGGTCCCCCTGCTGCGGCGCACCTCCAAAGGTGGCCCCGGCTCCGCCCTGGTCCTTGGCGACCAACTGCTCGACCCGCTGCTCGCGGTCGGCAACAAGGCGCTGGACTGCGGTTACGAGGACGAGCTGAAGCTCGCGGTCCTCGTCACGGACACCGTGCTGACCCAGCGCCGACGCTCCCGGGCCGCCTGGCGGCTGCGGGCCCGTGTCCTGGAGGCGATCGGCGCGGAGGCCGACGCCGTCGAGGCGTACGAGCGCTACCTCGCCCTCACCGACGACGACGGCTTCGGGATCGCGGCGAAGACGGCCGGGCTGCGGGCCGGGGCGGAGCGCCAGGACGAGCTGCTGCGGATCCTGGAGCGGGACTGCCCCGAGGCCGCGGGCTTCGCCGAAGGACCGGTCACCGACACCTGGGCCGAGGGCCTGGCACTGCACGCGCGCGGCGACCGGAACCGGGCGCGGTCCCGGCTGATCGGCGCACTGCTGGCCCAGGACCGCTCCGGCGCGCCGGTGCCGGAGATCCAGGAGGCCCTGGCCCACTACCTCGGCCTCGCGCTGGAGGCCGACGGCGCGCCGGGCAGCGGCGGCACCCCGGCGGGCAACGGCGACCCCGCCCGCCTCACCGAGCTGATCGAGCTCTACGCCGGGCAGCGCCGGATGCGGATGCGCGGCCCGGTGGCCGACCCCACCTTCGGCGGCGTCGAATGGACCACGCTCGGCGAGTTCCGCAACCACATCGCGGGCAAGTCGATCTGCCTGATAGCCAACTCGCAGCGGGTCGGCGCCGGTTCGATGGGCGCCGAGATCGACGCGTACGACCTGGTCGTCCGCTTCAACTCGTTCCGGATCGACCCGGCGGCCACCGGCAGCCGTACCGACATCCACGCCACCATCCACAAGCACGGCTTCAACTGGGACCGGAAGGTCCACACCCGGCTGGTGTTCGGCGGGATCTCCGGCGACTGGAAGCACTCGCTGCGCACCCGGCTGGTGCCGGGCGCCCAGCAGTATCTCGGCGACGAGTCGCTGCGCTGGCCGCTGCGCGACATCGGCAAGGTCGGCACGGACGCCTGGCCGGCCATCCCCACCAGCGGCTTCAACATGCTCTGGCTGCTGGACCACCTGGACGTCAGCCCCCAACTCGACCTGATCGGCTTCGACTTCTACGAGAGCGGCGCCTACCGGCTGCCCGCCGCGATGAAGATGCCCATCACCTCCGTGCACGAGTACACCAGCGAAAAGGCGTGGGTCATGGAACGCGCCCAGAGCGTCACCGATACGAGGATCCGACTGCGATGA
- a CDS encoding DUF6716 putative glycosyltransferase, which produces MPTRNRNSASPAELESTDAPPPALRVAVLADSDTRWKWGALTARRLTSGEDRAGAPRAEISGLLLRGRATPTPRQLAEVGDVGIAADRVREVTAVEFLHTVRDEGYDLVVLALVGGAVQAMLHGLAALRLPARPVVVTGYVGVVYEKLADGLLLRHGADVVLANSRQDATRFRAVYEGVGADASAVTEAALPFLGGAPHRPEPGRDTVVFAAQPSVPASRADRTYLLRRLVEHARLHPGREVLLKLRSKPGEHTTHIEELPYQRLAERLPGGLPPNFRLVYGHMGELLDRTDLLVTVSSTAALESLHRRIPTAVLTDLGVREALGNHHFIGSGLLTSWDHLDGGAHPRPDERWLAGQGVAADGGYDTAYDTARARVTALLAAPRLPDLAPYYTPATAPGYLPGILARHHLAPDGHPLPGAAATGDTGRVRGAVREAVRDAARGAYRQGVQRVAPVIRRMGEL; this is translated from the coding sequence GTGCCCACTCGTAACCGCAATTCGGCCTCTCCGGCAGAGCTGGAATCCACGGACGCGCCGCCCCCGGCGCTCCGGGTGGCCGTGCTCGCCGACTCCGACACCCGATGGAAGTGGGGTGCGCTCACCGCGCGCCGGCTGACCTCGGGCGAAGACCGTGCGGGCGCGCCCCGGGCGGAGATCAGCGGACTGCTGCTGCGCGGCCGGGCGACCCCGACACCGCGCCAGCTCGCCGAGGTCGGCGACGTCGGCATCGCCGCCGACCGGGTGCGCGAGGTGACGGCCGTCGAGTTCCTGCACACCGTGCGGGACGAGGGCTACGACCTGGTGGTCCTCGCCCTGGTCGGCGGCGCCGTCCAGGCGATGCTGCACGGCCTCGCCGCACTCCGGCTGCCCGCCAGGCCCGTCGTCGTCACCGGCTATGTCGGCGTCGTCTACGAGAAGCTCGCGGACGGGCTGCTGCTGCGGCACGGCGCCGACGTCGTACTCGCCAACTCCCGCCAGGACGCGACCCGTTTCCGCGCGGTGTACGAGGGAGTGGGCGCCGACGCCTCGGCCGTGACGGAGGCCGCCCTGCCGTTCCTCGGCGGCGCCCCGCACCGCCCCGAACCGGGCCGCGACACCGTCGTCTTCGCCGCCCAGCCCTCCGTACCGGCCTCCCGAGCCGACCGTACGTATCTGCTGCGCAGACTCGTCGAGCACGCCAGGCTGCACCCGGGGCGCGAGGTCCTGCTGAAGCTGCGCTCCAAGCCCGGCGAGCACACCACGCACATCGAGGAACTCCCCTACCAGCGGCTGGCCGAGAGGCTGCCCGGCGGACTCCCGCCCAACTTCCGCCTGGTGTACGGGCACATGGGCGAGCTGCTGGACCGAACCGACCTGCTGGTCACCGTGTCCTCGACCGCCGCCCTGGAATCCCTGCACCGGCGCATCCCCACCGCGGTCCTCACCGACCTGGGAGTGCGCGAGGCCCTCGGCAACCACCACTTCATCGGCTCCGGACTGCTCACCTCCTGGGACCACCTCGACGGCGGCGCCCACCCGCGGCCGGACGAACGCTGGCTGGCCGGCCAGGGCGTCGCGGCCGACGGCGGCTACGACACTGCCTACGACACCGCGCGGGCCCGGGTCACCGCCCTGCTGGCCGCCCCCCGGCTGCCCGACCTGGCGCCCTACTACACCCCCGCCACCGCGCCCGGCTACCTCCCCGGCATCCTCGCCCGCCACCACCTGGCCCCCGACGGTCACCCGCTGCCGGGTGCCGCCGCGACCGGGGACACCGGCCGGGTCAGGGGAGCGGTGCGCGAGGCGGTCCGGGACGCGGCGCGGGGCGCGTACCGCCAGGGCGTCCAGCGGGTCGCCCCGGTCATCCGACGGATGGGCGAGCTGTGA
- a CDS encoding glycosyltransferase has product MTTTHPAGTPAPTASPAPANALTGKRRVAFASFVDENYLPGFLALLRSLALSNPALCEDFIVLHDGLRPASVARIRELHPRIDFRRVDAAHYDTYAKGDQDNYLVRKAYFILDVFRIRDYDTVITLDTDMVVLGDLDELLGLREGLAAVPQFFYGQHKLNSGLLVIQREYLSDAFCARIDEVGRNGAYELDKHDQGILNAVLDGDFVQLDSRYNFVKRRLSGDLPVPDNTAILHFTGRHKPWQGGEAGYGLAEDRWRESELSDAEFHASYLALPGAKHHDLLVHYGTPHVRRTADPDSARRVAAAHIGAGEYQEAAELLGSVRIPVDEAWPHEVLGHALMSVSRYEEARAQLLLATAAPNRAATAFSRLAQIAWIHGDDSGAARYALEGLGVDPTHRANRLMYKRTRDAEAPAQGPPADQLAHVAFYMDRQGNAGDKLLPESVRLAFGRDTGPARWHSVHAHRLFDEAALERVNARRALVIGGGGLFIPDTAPNGNSGWQWNVPDELLERIDVPVMVYAVGFNAFDGQAYGHGRERFLSSLRKLVERAAFFGLRNHGSIEKVRELLPSSLHDKVRFQPCPTTVTRQLVDGWTDPARRDDTVLINAAYDRSGLRFGHDYGHFLAEMATAVKGLGTRAEVKCVAHSLDDERIAFDLRREHGIALPVIPMYDFGNDEIRDTYARTRLVIGMRGHAGMIPFGCGTPVISLISHPKMAYFLSDIERPDWGISVHDRHLGARLVERAAGMLDDHAAAVADVHGRQRELWKVTEANAADLRLIQAGVRV; this is encoded by the coding sequence ATGACGACGACGCACCCCGCCGGCACCCCCGCTCCGACAGCCTCTCCCGCGCCCGCCAACGCGCTCACCGGCAAGCGCCGGGTCGCCTTCGCGAGCTTCGTGGACGAGAACTACCTGCCCGGCTTCCTCGCCCTGCTGCGCAGCCTCGCCCTGTCCAACCCGGCCCTCTGCGAGGACTTCATCGTCCTGCACGACGGGCTGCGCCCCGCGTCCGTCGCCCGGATCCGGGAACTGCACCCGCGTATCGACTTCCGCCGGGTCGACGCCGCGCACTACGACACGTACGCCAAGGGCGACCAGGACAACTACCTGGTGCGCAAGGCCTACTTCATCCTGGACGTCTTCCGGATACGCGACTACGACACCGTGATCACCCTGGACACCGACATGGTGGTACTCGGCGATCTGGACGAACTGCTCGGGCTGCGCGAGGGACTTGCCGCCGTTCCGCAGTTCTTCTACGGGCAGCACAAGCTCAACAGCGGGCTGCTGGTCATCCAGCGCGAGTATCTGAGCGACGCGTTCTGCGCGCGGATCGACGAGGTCGGCCGCAACGGCGCATACGAGCTGGACAAGCACGACCAGGGCATTCTGAACGCCGTCCTCGACGGCGACTTCGTGCAGCTCGACTCCCGCTACAACTTCGTCAAGCGGCGGCTCTCCGGCGACCTCCCGGTGCCCGACAACACCGCGATCCTGCACTTCACCGGCCGGCACAAGCCCTGGCAGGGCGGCGAGGCCGGGTACGGGCTCGCCGAGGACCGCTGGCGCGAGTCCGAGCTGTCCGACGCCGAGTTCCACGCCTCGTACCTGGCCCTGCCCGGCGCCAAGCACCACGACCTGCTGGTACACTACGGCACCCCGCACGTCCGCCGCACCGCCGACCCCGACAGCGCCCGCCGGGTCGCCGCCGCACACATCGGCGCCGGCGAGTACCAGGAGGCGGCCGAGCTGCTCGGCTCGGTCCGGATCCCCGTCGACGAGGCCTGGCCGCACGAGGTGCTCGGCCACGCGCTGATGAGCGTCTCCCGCTACGAGGAGGCCCGCGCCCAACTGCTGCTGGCCACCGCGGCGCCCAACCGGGCCGCCACCGCCTTCTCGCGCCTCGCCCAGATCGCCTGGATCCACGGCGACGACTCCGGCGCGGCGCGGTACGCACTCGAAGGGCTCGGTGTCGACCCGACGCACCGGGCGAACCGGCTGATGTACAAGCGCACCAGGGACGCGGAGGCCCCCGCCCAGGGACCGCCCGCCGACCAGCTCGCACACGTCGCGTTCTACATGGACCGGCAGGGCAACGCCGGGGACAAGCTGCTCCCGGAGAGCGTCCGGCTGGCCTTCGGCCGCGACACCGGCCCGGCTCGCTGGCACTCCGTCCACGCCCACCGGCTGTTCGACGAGGCCGCGCTGGAACGGGTCAACGCCCGCCGCGCACTGGTCATCGGCGGCGGCGGCCTCTTCATCCCGGACACCGCCCCGAACGGCAACAGCGGCTGGCAGTGGAACGTCCCCGACGAACTGCTGGAGCGGATCGACGTACCCGTCATGGTGTACGCGGTCGGCTTCAACGCCTTCGACGGCCAGGCCTACGGCCACGGCCGGGAGCGGTTCCTCTCCTCACTGCGCAAGCTGGTCGAGCGCGCCGCGTTCTTCGGGCTGCGCAACCACGGCTCCATCGAGAAGGTCCGCGAGCTGCTGCCGTCCTCGCTGCACGACAAGGTCCGCTTCCAGCCCTGCCCGACGACCGTCACCCGGCAGCTGGTGGACGGCTGGACCGACCCCGCGCGGCGCGACGACACCGTGCTGATCAACGCCGCGTACGACCGATCGGGGCTCCGCTTCGGCCACGACTACGGGCACTTCCTCGCCGAGATGGCCACCGCGGTGAAGGGGCTCGGCACCCGGGCCGAGGTGAAGTGCGTGGCCCACTCGCTGGACGACGAGCGGATCGCCTTCGACCTGCGGCGCGAACACGGCATCGCGCTGCCGGTGATCCCGATGTACGACTTCGGCAACGACGAGATCCGGGACACCTACGCCCGGACCAGGCTGGTCATCGGGATGCGCGGGCACGCGGGCATGATCCCGTTCGGCTGCGGCACCCCGGTCATCAGCCTGATCTCGCACCCGAAGATGGCGTACTTCCTGTCCGACATCGAGCGGCCCGACTGGGGCATCTCCGTCCACGACCGGCACCTCGGGGCACGGCTCGTGGAGCGGGCGGCCGGGATGCTGGACGACCACGCCGCGGCGGTCGCCGATGTGCACGGGCGCCAGCGGGAACTGTGGAAGGTCACCGAGGCGAACGCCGCGGACCTCCGGCTGATCCAGGCGGGCGTACGCGTCTGA
- a CDS encoding TetR/AcrR family transcriptional regulator C-terminal domain-containing protein has product MGTTKIDRTRVADTALRLLNEVGLDGLSLRAIAKQLDVKAPALYWHFKDKQALLDEMATVMYRRMLDEDLPGPAPQSWQDQLLAYNSGLRRALLRYRDGAKVYGGAKFTGTDHADGLEGHLRTMVDAGFELWQAVRTGTTAYLYTMGFVSEEQGVRPMPDQRREGFDVGERAQRLAGHPLAAAAGSEIFDHYDERFEDGLRLIIAGVEARYGVR; this is encoded by the coding sequence GTGGGTACAACGAAGATCGACCGGACACGGGTGGCCGACACGGCGCTGCGGCTGCTGAACGAGGTGGGCCTGGACGGGCTCAGCCTGCGCGCCATCGCCAAGCAGCTGGACGTCAAGGCGCCCGCGCTCTACTGGCACTTCAAGGACAAGCAGGCGCTGCTCGACGAGATGGCCACGGTGATGTACCGCCGGATGCTCGACGAGGACCTGCCCGGGCCGGCCCCGCAGAGCTGGCAGGACCAGCTCCTCGCGTACAACAGCGGGCTGCGCCGCGCACTGCTGCGCTACCGCGACGGGGCCAAGGTCTACGGGGGCGCGAAGTTCACCGGCACCGACCACGCCGACGGGCTCGAAGGCCATCTGCGAACCATGGTCGACGCGGGCTTCGAACTGTGGCAGGCGGTCCGGACGGGCACCACCGCGTACTTGTACACGATGGGCTTCGTCAGTGAGGAGCAGGGCGTCCGCCCGATGCCGGACCAGCGGCGCGAGGGCTTCGACGTCGGCGAACGCGCGCAACGGCTGGCGGGCCACCCGCTCGCGGCGGCGGCCGGTTCCGAGATCTTCGACCACTACGACGAACGCTTCGAGGACGGCCTGCGGCTGATCATCGCGGGCGTCGAGGCGCGCTACGGGGTGCGCTGA
- a CDS encoding glycosyltransferase family 2 protein, which yields MVKLSVIVPFYNVQTYAPDTLRSLRANAREDFEFILVDDCSTDGTADMLRRAQDEIPGVVVRRHEQNGGLATARNTGLDAARGEYLAFLDGDDWLAPGFYAELLARTEALGCDFVRTDHVQADGRTRTVQRVPHGRRGEVMAPRDAILPAGRSTSVDYAYAWAGLYHRRLLDRGLLHFTDGLRTAEDRPWIWRLHREADSFAVLGLLGIFYRRGVASSLTQIGDMRQLDFIRSFDQVIRETAADRDARELLPKAVRNYCAIISHHMGSMERFEPSVARALKTMSADALGRMPQDVLDDALDSMDVKRAALLRRLRRRSAAKAVAAA from the coding sequence GTGGTCAAGCTCTCCGTCATCGTGCCGTTCTACAACGTGCAGACATACGCCCCCGACACCCTGAGAAGCCTGCGGGCGAACGCCCGCGAGGACTTCGAGTTCATCCTCGTCGACGACTGCTCGACCGACGGGACCGCGGACATGCTGCGCCGCGCTCAGGACGAGATTCCGGGGGTGGTCGTCCGCAGGCACGAACAGAACGGCGGACTGGCCACCGCCCGGAACACCGGTCTGGACGCGGCCCGCGGCGAGTACCTCGCCTTCCTGGACGGCGACGACTGGCTCGCCCCCGGTTTCTACGCCGAACTGCTGGCCCGTACCGAGGCGTTGGGCTGTGACTTCGTCCGTACCGACCATGTCCAGGCCGACGGCAGGACCCGTACGGTCCAGCGCGTCCCGCACGGCCGCAGGGGCGAGGTGATGGCACCGCGGGACGCGATCCTGCCCGCCGGGCGCAGCACCTCGGTCGACTACGCGTACGCCTGGGCGGGCCTCTACCACCGCCGGCTGCTGGACCGCGGGCTGCTGCACTTCACGGACGGGCTGCGCACCGCCGAGGACCGGCCGTGGATCTGGCGGCTGCACCGCGAGGCGGATTCCTTCGCGGTGCTGGGACTTCTCGGAATTTTCTACCGACGTGGCGTCGCCTCGTCGCTCACCCAGATCGGTGATATGCGCCAGCTCGATTTCATTCGCTCGTTCGACCAGGTCATACGGGAAACAGCGGCGGACCGCGATGCGCGGGAACTCCTGCCGAAAGCGGTTCGCAACTATTGCGCGATCATCTCCCATCACATGGGTTCGATGGAAAGGTTCGAACCCTCGGTGGCGCGTGCCCTGAAAACGATGAGTGCCGACGCTCTCGGGCGCATGCCGCAGGATGTGCTGGACGACGCCCTCGACTCGATGGACGTCAAGCGCGCGGCCCTGCTGCGCCGGCTGCGCCGACGGTCCGCCGCGAAGGCGGTGGCGGCCGCGTGA
- a CDS encoding YfhO family protein has protein sequence MRTPPFLRSPRGRGAALAAVLTVVTVCAGDAMARGYPFGPRTRSVNDLGNQFVPFHARLWDLLHGRADGGLLLNWRSGFGTSFLPDLGTYLSSPFALLVGVFPRDRIDLAVYVVTLVKTGAAAAAMTWLLTALRRGRGREWLAAVLGASYALCGWSVAEAVYNPMWLDGLIAFPLLCLAGEWARTARRPVLGTLLVTLAWVSNFYTAYMATLGAALVLVVRLLLEDGTSRERVRGLVRAVRTVLLGIGIAAPVLLPVFLGTRHAYPGWTREFAPAAWPDVAARLLPATYGFFSPAVFLGTGALLLACALAFHRAVPRAERWGWPGLVAVVALSLQWGPTHLLWHAFATPNGSPFRQTFVLCGIVVIAAWSTVARAWPDRRALLGGGGVLALIAATAAPSALVTRWTYPLFAAGLVAAVCALALVRRGRFVALAVLLLAGAQAGQAAATTAYADRQRLKLLDDYAPWGERQRLQSEAVARADGWPRYRTDPGPEQTTANDPLVVGGQGGAYYSSHTPDVTTRTFLALGGGWTSRGRAVQGLDNPVTDAVFSVGARVHSPRDPHQVWNRPDDRPVTVTRQDVPPLVTVRPSAEAPRWGRSPFRNQEMLLGASVYTRPATVLRSADGAPAADRNPYAYEVRPGTYTLGASCPAGSRVFLWAPDLFGTARLGATGEPNDLRGDMPARRAGMLPLGPGGGRIAVTLRAERAGTVPHEAVGCLDPGRLASAVAGLKRTGATRVTVSGSGVRAELPPGTRGVAVLAAPRIAGWSCDGRPAGSYLGLVAAPVGDGRTTVDCAFRPPGLRAGTFAGAAALAALLATALAPAALARIRRRRARGLPGR, from the coding sequence ATGAGGACTCCGCCGTTTCTCCGATCGCCGCGCGGCCGGGGCGCCGCCCTGGCCGCCGTGCTCACCGTCGTCACCGTCTGCGCCGGGGACGCGATGGCCCGCGGCTACCCGTTCGGCCCGCGCACCCGCAGCGTGAACGACCTGGGCAATCAGTTCGTACCGTTCCACGCCCGGCTGTGGGATCTGCTGCACGGGCGGGCGGACGGCGGGCTGCTGCTGAACTGGCGGTCCGGCTTCGGCACCAGCTTCCTGCCCGACCTCGGTACGTATCTGAGCAGCCCGTTCGCCCTGCTCGTCGGGGTGTTCCCGAGGGACCGGATCGACCTGGCCGTCTACGTCGTCACCCTGGTGAAGACGGGGGCGGCGGCCGCGGCGATGACCTGGCTGCTCACCGCGTTGCGCCGGGGCCGCGGCCGGGAGTGGCTCGCGGCCGTGCTCGGCGCCTCGTACGCGCTGTGCGGCTGGTCGGTCGCCGAGGCCGTGTACAACCCGATGTGGCTGGACGGGCTGATCGCCTTCCCGCTGCTGTGCCTGGCCGGCGAGTGGGCGCGGACCGCGCGGCGGCCGGTACTGGGAACGCTTCTCGTGACGCTCGCCTGGGTCTCCAACTTCTACACCGCGTACATGGCCACGCTCGGCGCGGCGCTGGTGCTGGTGGTGCGGCTGCTGCTGGAGGACGGGACTTCGCGGGAACGGGTCCGGGGTCTGGTGCGCGCGGTGCGGACGGTGCTGCTCGGCATCGGGATTGCCGCGCCGGTCCTGCTGCCGGTCTTCCTCGGCACCCGGCACGCCTATCCGGGCTGGACCCGGGAGTTCGCCCCGGCGGCCTGGCCGGATGTCGCGGCCCGGCTGCTGCCCGCCACGTACGGCTTCTTCAGTCCGGCGGTCTTCCTCGGCACGGGCGCCCTGCTCCTGGCCTGCGCACTGGCCTTCCACCGTGCCGTGCCGCGCGCCGAGCGGTGGGGGTGGCCGGGGCTGGTGGCCGTGGTCGCGCTGTCGTTGCAGTGGGGGCCCACGCATCTGCTCTGGCACGCCTTCGCGACGCCGAACGGCAGCCCGTTCCGGCAGACGTTCGTGCTCTGCGGCATCGTGGTGATCGCCGCCTGGAGCACGGTCGCCCGCGCCTGGCCGGACCGGCGGGCGCTGCTGGGCGGGGGCGGGGTGCTGGCGCTGATCGCGGCCACGGCCGCGCCCAGCGCGCTGGTCACCCGGTGGACGTATCCGCTGTTCGCCGCGGGCCTGGTGGCGGCCGTCTGCGCTCTCGCGCTGGTGCGCAGGGGCAGGTTCGTCGCGCTCGCGGTGCTGCTGCTGGCGGGGGCGCAGGCCGGTCAGGCCGCCGCGACCACCGCCTACGCCGACCGGCAGCGGCTGAAGCTGCTCGACGACTACGCGCCTTGGGGCGAGCGCCAGCGCCTCCAGTCCGAGGCGGTCGCCCGCGCCGACGGCTGGCCGCGCTATCGCACCGATCCGGGTCCGGAGCAGACCACCGCCAACGACCCGTTGGTGGTCGGCGGCCAGGGCGGGGCCTACTACAGCAGCCATACGCCCGACGTGACGACCCGCACCTTCCTCGCGCTGGGCGGCGGCTGGACCTCGCGCGGCCGCGCCGTGCAGGGCCTGGACAACCCGGTGACCGACGCGGTGTTCTCGGTCGGCGCCCGGGTCCACTCACCGCGCGATCCGCATCAGGTCTGGAACCGCCCGGACGACCGGCCGGTGACCGTGACCCGGCAGGACGTCCCGCCGCTGGTGACGGTGCGGCCGTCGGCGGAAGCACCCCGGTGGGGTCGCTCGCCGTTCCGCAACCAGGAGATGCTGCTCGGCGCCTCGGTGTACACGCGGCCGGCGACCGTGCTGCGGTCCGCGGACGGCGCCCCCGCCGCCGACAGGAATCCGTACGCGTACGAGGTGCGGCCCGGCACGTACACCCTAGGCGCGAGCTGTCCGGCCGGCAGCCGGGTGTTCCTGTGGGCGCCCGACCTGTTCGGCACCGCCCGGCTGGGCGCCACCGGTGAACCGAACGATCTGCGGGGCGACATGCCCGCCCGCCGGGCCGGGATGCTGCCGCTGGGTCCGGGCGGGGGCCGGATCGCCGTGACGCTGCGGGCGGAACGGGCGGGGACCGTTCCGCACGAGGCCGTCGGCTGCCTGGACCCGGGGCGCCTGGCCTCGGCGGTGGCGGGGCTGAAGCGCACGGGCGCGACGCGGGTCACCGTCTCCGGCAGCGGTGTGCGCGCCGAACTCCCGCCCGGAACCCGGGGAGTCGCGGTGCTGGCCGCGCCCAGGATCGCGGGCTGGAGCTGCGACGGGCGGCCGGCCGGCTCGTATCTCGGCCTGGTCGCGGCGCCGGTCGGCGACGGCCGGACGACGGTGGACTGCGCGTTCCGGCCGCCGGGGCTGCGGGCCGGGACGTTCGCCGGGGCCGCCGCGCTGGCGGCCCTGCTCGCCACGGCGCTCGCACCGGCGGCCCTGGCCCGGATACGGCGGCGGCGCGCGCGGGGCCTGCCCGGGCGGTGA